In Macadamia integrifolia cultivar HAES 741 chromosome 13, SCU_Mint_v3, whole genome shotgun sequence, one DNA window encodes the following:
- the LOC122058848 gene encoding protein CHUP1, chloroplastic-like — MREEYPSESRPKPCKFSDQNQMVRANFKVVSNSSKLKSASAWGSHIVKGLSGEKKSKVQRAKPPLTSLEISNQKIPFGSNQSRVKRSLIGDFPCTANYAQVHPHAFDSHHTKSSSRDLFLELDHLRSLLGESKERESKLKAELLDYKKNAKVCDLERGLESKRNEVENLVQRVRFLETEKSSFSEQLASLSSILESQPESSKREELGNSTASQKNLEMEVVELRRMNKELQLQKRNLACHLSSAESQLAALAKVSESDIVAKVEAEASLLRHTNENLSKQVEGLQMSRLTEVEELVYLRWVNSCLRNELRNVGSTMDSDKVSTPNSVEEDSESVGSMSLPCKTSFEFSNAKKPSMINNLKRWPKVGEDLSDLECPQHLLDKDWIDQQEYVSPQRRHSICGSKYCAEDLIPNKRRQSDGFISPKELEKNVVPLVAQEYDLCVVQSPQFFVNKQETNKITASLDVEKRPLRIPNPPPRPSVSLPSEAREHGNASIPAPPPPPPPPPPPKFSARSSTSAVQRAPEVVEFYHSLMKRDSRKEPSSGGICDAPDVANVHSSMIGEIENRSSHLLAIKADVETQGEFVNSLIREVNGAVYQDIEDVVAFVKWLDEELCFLVDERAVLKHFDWPEKKSDTLREAAFGYRDLKKLEAEVSSYEDDPRLPCDIALKKMLTLSEKIERRVYNLLRTRDVLMRSCREFQIPTNWMLDTGIISKIKFGSVNLAKKYMKRVAMELHCKGASEKDPALDYMLLQGVRFAFRIHQFAGGFDAETMHAFEELRNLACPK; from the exons ATGAGAGAAGAGTACCCTTCAGAGAGCCGACCAAAGCCTTGCAAATTTTCTGATCAAAATCAGATGGTGAGGGCTAATTTTAAAGTTGTTAGCAACTCATCGAAACTCAAATCTGCTTCAGCTTGGGGGTCTCACATTGTTAAAGGCCTCtcaggagaaaagaaaagcaaggtGCAGCGTGCGAAGCCACCTCTCACCAGTTTAGAAATCTCTAATCAGAAGATTCCTTTTGGATCGAACCAGTCTCGTGTAAAACGGTCTCTTATTGGAGATTTTCCATGTACAGCAAATTATGCTCAAGTTCATCCCCATGCTTTCGATTCCCATCACACAAAGTCCTCATCTCGTGATTTGTTCCTTGAGTTAGACCATTTGAGAAGCTTACTCGGAGAATCGAAAGAAAGAGAATCGAAACTGAAGGCTGAACTGTTGGATTATAAGAAAAACGCAAAAGTTTGTGATCTTGAAAGGGGGCTTGAATCAAAGAGGAATGAAGTTGAGAATCTTGTTCAGCGAGTTCGTTTTCTAGAAACTGAAAAATCAAGCTTTTCTGAGCAACTGGCATCTTTGTCATCGATTTTGGAAAGCCAACCAGAATCCTCCAAACGAGAAGAGCTTGGAAATTCAACGGCTTCACAAAAGAATCTTGAGATGGAAGTAGTTGAATTGCGGCGGATGAACAAAGAACTCCAGCTGCAGAAGAGGAATCTTGCATGTCATCTTTCTTCTGCAGAATCCCAATTGGCTGCTCTTGCAAAGGTTTCTGAG AGTGACATTGTAGCAAAGGTTGAAGCAGAGGCATCTCTGTTAAGGCACACAAATGAAAATCTTTCCAAACAAGTTGAGGGGCTACAGATGAGCCGGTTAACAGAGGTTGAGGAACTTGTATACCTTAGGTGGGTCAACTCATGTCTACGTAATGAATTGCGCAATGTGGGATCCACAATGGATTCAGATAAAGTGTCGACTCCCAATTCAGTTGAAGAGGACAGTGAATCTGTTGGCTCTATGTCTCTTCCCTGCAAGACCTCCTTTGAATTTAGCAACGCAAAGAAACCAAGTATGATAAATAATCTAAAGAGGTGGCCAAAAGTTGGTGAGGACTTATCAGATTTAGAATGTCCACAGCATCTCCTAGACAAAGATTGGATTGACCAACAAGAATATGTGAGCCCCCAAAGAAGGCACTCAATTTGTGGATCAAAATACTGTGCAGAAGACTTAATACCAAACAAGAGAAGGCAATCTGATGGTTTTATTTCTCCaaaagaactagagaagaaTGTAGTACCACTGGTTGCTCAGGAATATGATCTTTGTGTTGTTCAAAGTCCTCAGTTCTTTGTGAACAAGCAAGAAACCAATAAGATTACAGCTTCTTTGGATGTTGAGAAGCGACCATTGCGCATTCCTAATCCTCCTCCAAGGCCTTCAGTGTCCCTTCCTAGTGAAGCTAGGGAGCATGGGAATGCTTCAATTCCAGCacccccacctccacctcccCCGCCACCTCCTCCAAAGTTCTCAGCAAGAAGTAGCACAAGTGCAGTGCAGAGGGCCCCAGAGGTGGTTGAATTTTACCATTCACTGATGAAGAGGGACTCAAGAAAGGAACCTTCAAGTGGAGGAATATGTGATGCACCAGATGTTGCAAATGTCCACAGCAGCATGATTGGTGAGATTGAAAATCGATCATCCCATTTGCTTGCT ATAAAGGCAGATGTTGAGACTCAAGGTGAGTTTGTGAACTCATTGATAAGAGAGGTCAATGGTGCAGTTTATCAGGACATTGAAGATGTTGTGGCATTTGTGAAGTGGCTTGATGAGGAACTTTGCTTTCTC GTGGATGAAAGGGCAGTCCTAAAGCACTTCGATTGGCCAGAGAAGAAATCTGATACTTTACGAGAAGCTGCATTTGGGTATCGTGATCTGAAGAAGTTGGAGGCTGAAGTCTCTTCTTATGAAGATGATCCTCGACTTCCTTGTGACATTGCACTGAAGAAAATGCTCACATTGTCTGAAAA GATAGAGCGTAGAGTTTATAATCTTCTCAGGACCAGAGATGTGTTGATGCGTAGCTGCAGAGAGTTCCAGATCCCTACGAATTGGATGTTGGACACTGGGATTATTAGCAAG ATAAAGTTTGGTTCAGTCAATTTAGcgaaaaaatatatgaaaaggGTAGCAATGGAACTTCATTGTAAGGGAGCATCAGAAAAGGATCCTGCTTTGGACTATATGCTACTTCAAGGAGTGAGATTTGCTTTCCGAATACATCAG TTTGCAGGAGGATTTGATGCAGAAACAATGCATGCGTTTGAGGAGCTAAGAAACCTAGCTTgtccaaaataa